The Xenopus tropicalis strain Nigerian chromosome 1, UCB_Xtro_10.0, whole genome shotgun sequence DNA segment CCCCAAGGCcgctttcccacaatgcattgcactgtgttcctttccttattgacatcacatgtgcagggaattgtgggatttggaggatgcaggctgaagactgAGGACAGTCGAgtactgttatatttttatttttatgggtttaaaaaatatgcagctgtttcatgattttttttccaaaccttattattacattaaaaatcatgagacagctgcatattttttaattgctgcatattgcaaagctgcttgaaacaatgtttacttttcaaaaagcttaaattgtgttgggtggagttccccaaATGCCATACCTGTCAGCACAAACACAACACTGTTGAAATTTGGCACATCCCTaactaaaatgaaaacatttgggggcatatttatcacaggtgatgttgcccatagaaaataaaagcaaagatctgattggtttctaacTGGTAATCaatttcttattggttgctataggcttacacactattataaatatgcGCCTGGAGATACACTGTGTTTAAAGTAAATATATCATGCAAACCATTAGTGCACATTCATGCTTTATGTTTGCTAATCTTATAATGCAGATTATGCTCATAGAAGCATCAGAAGTGATTCCTCCCATGGGAAAGGCACATTTGTGACTTGGCAGTATATAGGGAGGTTTGAGTTAATGGATTAACTCCATCATACTGTGACCTGGTTATGTAAGTATGTGTGTGCAATATCCAGCTAATCTATACTCGGATGGCTTTAATAGCTGTGCGCTAATGCTTTATGCCTAGTACCTTGTTTTCATGTTTTaccttcattttattttcatacagACCAGAACATTAGGagctgtttttattttcttgactggctaaaaattatttcttttttcatatGGGAGTAAAACCAACCTGTCCATTTACCGTAATCACCACCCGAATATAAGAGTAACTGCCACTTCGGGAATTTGAACAGTTCAGAGTTCAGAGTTCTGTAGCCAAGAGCCCCAGATTGCCTCGAGATTTTCTGGATAGCCTATCAtctcccaatatttgaaaaatgcaaagagggacaaaaagaaatgctgcgtaCAGCGTGGTGAAAAGTTttgtgaccgcgcccatttttgcaaccacaccacctaaataccactcccattttacaaaatttgacaggttatttaaagtttacaaacatttctgtgggttttggttcttgttttatgtgttatttgagttttgctaaaaaaggtgaaattgacctttaagctgcaagtctccatTTCCTgtagagacctgtttagcttattaaacAGCTTATTACAGTTGTATCTAGGTGctggtgtagcttgttaactttctgggctctctgccaaaagctactttttttaatttagttttagaaacattgtatcttttttagggttcagtgcaggaaatcaaagggaaatgaggcacttttcagaaaaaatctgggactgcgggttgatCTGTCAAAATCAGGGCTGTCCTGCAAAAATCGGGACACTTGGGAGGTATGGAATAGTGCCTTGCAAGTGAAGTCAGGTTCAGAATGGGAAAGGATTTACTTACTGTATTTCTTTGTTTCTTACAAAACTTAatggattagttctcctttatgtcAACGTTTAGTAGAATGCACTATTCTTAGCCACTTTTCAattggtgtttatttttattcattatggtttttaaattattagcctAGGTCCTCTGCCTcgttccaacttttaaatgggggtcactgaccctggcagataaaaaatattgcttgttgaggctacaatttgattgttgttattttttatagtttttttctgcccaccactgcctggttgctagggtaacgtGGACCCTAGTAACCTGATAGCTGGTAAAATTCTAAATGGAGAGCCaataaacaaaatgctaaataattcaaactaagaattgaagaccaactgcagtttGTTTTAGAACAACTTCATACTAAACTATCCCTTTTAAATGAGGTGGGGGACATGGACAGGCAGAAAAGGTTTGACTGTACGTAGATTGACCCCAGTGACCAAACCGtcataaaaaaatgttagtgtgACCAAGCCAGGGTTGGGTTGGGCCAGCAAGACACTGGGAGAaagcctggtgggccccagccctcatGGGTCCCCACCCAGTCTGGCTTCCCGCCAGTACCAGCTGCCACAAGTTTTTAGGAAGAGGGGTAATTCCAAGGTACGGGTGGTGGGCAGTTAGGCGCATTGGGTTGGGTATGCGGGTGATCAAGCAGTTTGGTATATTGGCGGGGCTGGAGTTTCAAACTTCAGGGTTTCTAATGATCTCAAATAGATGGAGAACATTTCTTTTTCTCACTAAGAAATGCCATGCAAAGATTCTACTCTCTCTGAAATGTGTGTGATGTCTCTTTAGGCACTTTGCAGTGTAGTATATATagaaatttattatatatgttttatttcaaaTGAAAATTCACTCTTTTATATACAATTGCATTAAACAAACTGAGTAAGTAAACAGTGCTGCTTTTTAGGTACTGAACTCCAGCTCAGATAGACAGTGTGGAATCATTACATAGAGAAACCTGCCTTGGGTGACAGCGCCCCTGAAGTTACAAAGGAGGAAAAAGCAGCTCCTGGTAATTTcaaggcaaaacatttttaattgcaattttggctcttctaatgcagagagcgctattgcactaaggcaggggtccccaacctttcttattcgtgagccacagtcaaatgttaaaagacttggagagcaacacaagcatcataaaagttcacagaggtgccaaataagggctgtgattggctattaggcagcctctatgcacactatcagcttacagggggatttatttggtaggaaatcttgtttcaattcaaaaataactacctggtttggggacactgggagcaacatccaaggggttggtgagcaacatgttgcccctgagccactggttggggatcactgcactaagggCAGCACTAGGGGCCAAAATGCTCCTGGGTTCTAAAGACTGCGAGTGCTCACACACCCCCTTACtgttcacttaaaggagaaggacagtcattttattgcaaataGATTTGCCAAATTAGTGCcccctagaacaatatatttattctgcagaaagcattaccatacctgaataaacagccctagaagctttctctgtttgcttaagacagcagctgccattttaagtagcttcctgctgcagctctagatgttatagctcagattacacattcctaaagttggggggggagtgagttttattaattcttatgggagggggagcaggagagaactgcgcagactctggccccgggaatgaaggattattctgggagaggaagtctgatcccgaagaacatgtttacacaaaagaagacacaaaatcttgtgtttcttttgatagaggactcagtgcagcttttctgtgagtgcttatggctgtatttacatagacctttctgataaagcttaagaAGCTCTTGTGCCCCAGGGTAAGCTGCACTTGTGTAGCATGAGGAACAGAGCACAGCAATAATAGGCCTCCTGATGCTCCCTAACTTGCGATTCTGAATGACACTCAAAATTAGGGGGGTGGGGGTGCATCTACATGCAGGCACAGGCAGTGCTCGATTCAGGGGCATATTACAGGTCTCTGCTCTCATACTCTCAGAAAAGGAGCACAGAGGTTTCTATTCTTCAAATGCACTAAGCAAAGTGCAAAGAAACTGCTGATTGTTGTCTATTTAGTATGTTGCACATTGTGTGGTGTAAGTTCAGTCTCAAATGTCAGTTCTTTACGCCATAAAGTATACAGAGCAAGTTGTCCAACCTGTGGTTTTAAAGGCACCGCACTGGAGAAACAGGTATAAAAATTGCAAGTCTTGCTATGGATTAGTGCTAGGGAGGCAAGGGAAATGTTAGATATCCTTTAGTTCTACAATCTTGCGCCGTAACTGCTTGATATCTCTGTGGACTTTCTTGGTTTCCAGGTTCACCTTTGTCTCTTGGATTTGTTGAAGAGAATTTAGAGATTCTTGAATTGACTGAAATCCtaatttggaaaataaaaaaaattgcagttagaTATCACAAACTCTGGAAGTATAGAAACAGTAAAGTATGAATTTAATGCCCAAGGTTTTCTCAGGTCAAAATGCCACATGACCCATTAGCCTTAGCACTCTAATAACTCTATTTAAACAGAGGAATGAGAGCTGCACTTTGTAAATTAGAAGACATACGAAGTCTGGGGATAGTCTGTCCTATAGAAGGAATACTTTAGTGTATGCATGGTTTCTAAACAATACTGGGTATAAGTTAATCTTCATGCTTTAAATCATGCATGCATGCAATGTATTTGCTTTGGGAATTTGTATTTATGCTCTCCATAAATCACAGCTGAAAGATAACTGTAGTAATATGAATGGTCTGCTATTGTCTCTGTCGAtctaagcaatatggcagcctccAAGGTCAGAATTGGGTTTCTGGGGCTGATGCCTGGGGGCCCTCCTCCCACCATGTACTGAACTTCTTCCTTGTGGCCACAGTTGGCAGAGGGAGTAGAGGTGCCCAGTCTAACTCTGACAGCCTCCACCCATGTAAAAATCCTGCTGtgcaaacaatatatattttgtacaacTGACTGGCTTTGTTTTACTGGAACTTATCATTTAAATATAACTTCATTGTTACGTGTATAACTGGCCTACCTGCTCTGTATTCACTCTTCATATTTTCCAACTCATCCCAGATTTCCGTTTCAATTGCATTCATTCTTGCATTGATTTTATCCTCAGCGTGTTTCAGTTTGTTCAGCTTGGTCTCAAGCCTCTGCGTCTCGACTGTTTTATCCACTTTTATTGTAAGGTGCTGGATATTGTCCTGCAGCCTCTTCTCTGATATATCCTGTATGGTAGGGAATTCTAGTTAAACACTGAAACATAACACAAGGAGAGGAAGGGGGGACCCCATCTGTAATACTTGTTAACCGTGTATTTACTGTTTCTACTTTAAAGCAACAATGAGGGTGCATACAGTAATGGTAAAAATGCAGTGCCTAAGGTCAAGCTTTATTGTCATCACATCTGCATACAAAAAATATACACATGAGATGAAATTGCAAATTAGAGGCCCACCCATGAAAATTAGAAACAGAAAATGGTAGTGGAAAGTAAAGCTGCAACTGATGCTGTTGGCAAACTAAGGTTGATTCAATGTTCAACTCTTTCATTTTGAAGTGCCATTTCAATGCCATTTTGCTGGGAGTGATAGAAATGTGGTGTCTTGAAATCCCACACTGTGCCTAGACAATTGTACTGTGTAACTGGATAAGAGGAAAGTATGGTAAGTATATGGTTAATACtgctggggcaccgggaaaaaacctggtgggtcccaGCTCTGGCGCTCCACAGATCCTAccgtctccctcccctgacacgcTGCAGGTAACCTTCATTTATGCTCACTCGAGGGAGGGGGTCGggcgggtggggggccctgcggttTGAAGGCCACGGCAGGGGCCATTGAGGAGTGCAGGGGCCACTGAGACCCGGTGAGCCCTGCACACCTCAATCTGACCCTATATAATAACACAGACCGGCATTATGAATATCCTGTAATATATTGGTTTCTAAATGGTTTGTCATGTTACAATAgctgctcagtgatgtaattgtgttaatataactaatatagttgtaaaatatgaggatagcAAAAGTCACCGTGGAGTTCCATGAGATGTAGAAAAGCTCTTGACCTTTGGCCACTTGCCTTTATTTGATTATGTATCTCTTCTGTGACTATGTATCTTCTTATGTTTTAGAATGGGTGGTAGATTATTTCCTATATACAGGATACTATGTAGTCTTTGGAAGGGGAACCTGTGATACAGGGTTGTATGGTACATATTTAACACAAACCCTATTAGTAACTTGCATTGACATGAAGAACATGATTCGCCTTCCCATTCAGAGTACTTACTTTGATAGGAATTGCTGAGTACCTGCTGTGATAATGGTAGTTACAGTCAATGGTGGTTTTAGATTTTTTGCTGTGCATGCCTTTGTACAGAATTACTGGAGAATTAATGGGCTTAGAGAAGAGCACATCTATGAAATGTATGCGGGGATATAATAACTAGAGGGCAGATATGATTAAGAGTTGCAAGTAGTCGGATAAATATGGCACCATTCCCAGAAACAATCATTAATTTCCCTCCGTggtaatgtttttttccccccaacattATTTCTACAAGATCTGAGCCTCTGCTGAATGAATCTGCCCTTGGGTACCATCAAGACATTGATAACTAAAGCACATGATGTGATGGAGAAGGGAGCAGATTGTAATGGACACGAGATGATGATGTGTGGGTTCTCCTGTGCAAGTATCTGTAGTTCCATTGTTGCCAGTCACTAGTGCTTACCATTTTCTGTTGAATGGCACCCAGGAGCTGCTCTAAGCTGTGAGCTTGCTCTTGGGAGGATTTTTGTATTTGAGATTCTGTCCATCGCCGGTGATTTTGGATTTGTCCTTGTATATCATTAAGTAACCCACCAAGCCTAAgaataaataacattattttagATTATCAAGCAACAATAGTGTTACAGAGAACCAATGCTACAGAGTTAGGTACTGCAAATAAATTGCCAAatagtcttgtttttattccaaaaagcatagttttttcccccaaaattccaGTGTAATAACAAGAGCAGCATAAGTAGGATTGACCAATACAGATGCAAATTAGAGCCTGTTTGTTTCAGAGTGCAGAGATCTGTGGCATGACCCTTGGAGGTAGGACTTAATCCAAAAGGGGCTGGCAAAGGAGGCACATATATTTTCAATGTGGCACGAGGGGCAGAGTGCATCTTACCCTAGGGTGCAAGCACTTCTTTTGCCCCAGGTTAAAGTGTGCCGTgtgttgtttaaaaatatatatatttctacattttttagATCCCAGGATATAAATATAAACTACAATGCTTTCAGCTCAGGTAAGTGGGTGATCTAGTCTGGCATCTTTGCAGTATATATCTACATGCACAGTGGAGCAGTGGCTTTCATTTCTGCCTTGCAGCAAGGGGTTCTTTACTTTGGATTCATCCTGGGAATTATATGGAAGAAGTTTGGATGTTCTCCTGTGCCTgcatgggtttccaggtaagctGGTTTACTCCCACTCcccatacagacaggttaattggttcctcaTTGATGATAGAGACTTTAGGCTGCACTAGGGCCTGGGACGAATGTTAATGATCAACAATCTATGTAAAAtggtctgtatataaataaaggataatgaataatatctttataaaatatCTCAGGAGTCTATTATAGATTGAGGACAGAAGCACATAAATCATGAACTGCCATTCACATTAGTTGCTTTTAGTTGCAAGAATTATGGTATCATATGTATTTATGAAAAGCCAAATCCCCTCTACTATCTATATGCTGCTCCTTTGAAAGTATTTGACACTGCCCAAATTTATATACATGTACTCCAGGAATACATTGCTGTAGTTTATTGAGGTTCAGACAGTGCTGGCTGCCCCATACTTAGTCATCAGTCTTGTTTTAGTACTTAGCTACTTAGCACAAACCAAGAAAACAAGTGGTAATCATTTAGTCTCTGTATTCCTCTGAATCCATTACTAGGATCGGGAGCAGCTAGCACTGAATGAAGGGCTACAAGTGATGAGTAACATTCGCACATTTCTCTAGAGTCAGTTGAGTCATCACTGACCAGTTGCTGCCCTGCCCAAGACTCCTGTGATACTTCTCCAGTATCCGGTTATGCAAGGTGCAAGAGCAGCGCAACATAATGTGAGGGACACTATTTTGGGaacaagttacaaaaaaacaatCACCAGCAAACAGGGCAAGTGCCAGCAGGGTAAGTCTTGTCCCTCATTGCTTTTTTTGGCCTACgtataaatgcaggccaagaaactGCAAAACCACGTGATCCATTGTCTGCACTCATGGGTAATGTGTCTCGTTGAGTGCAGAAGCATAAAGCAGAGTTCGGTGAAGCTCTTGTATTTTGGCATCAAAATCCACTCTAGGTGTCTTCATCAAGGCCCAAACAGAAGAGCGAGTAAATCTGCTGTTTATCTATGTTATTATGCAGGTCAAGAAACAGCCACATGTGGCACTCAGGCCCAAATTTGAGGGCGGCACAAATTAGGGGGTGGCATGCCACACCTAAAGCTTGCTTTTATCCAGAGTTCTCGGGACTAGACATGCTCCAGGTGTAGGAACAAAGGATGCATGTCGCACAATCCTGTGAGTTCCCACCTAGCCGGTATTTCACTGACCCAGCTAGCATAATAGCAGCCAATAGCGGCCGTTATaataaatttactggcaaatgAACTCGCCTGCATGCGATGTACCCCCGGCCTGCCCTATTCCTCTATCCTAGCTCCAACAGACTTACTAAATGCTTTCCAAATTCAATCCTTGAGGGCATGAATTCAGCCCCTGATGTCATAACCCCCCTTGATGACACATCCCTGTCCATTTACATCACAGACGGCTCCCTCGCAGGAACTCCCCCCTGCCCAGCTAGTAGGCAACCCAAAAAGGCGGCAACCCTACCTATGGAAGGAGTAGGCAAGGGCAGAGGAGGATGCCAGCACTGGTGGCACTAGCCTAGAACCCTTGCTAGTTTAATATGTCACAGGGCATTTGCCTGTGTGCCAGCAAATATTTTATGGGATCCACTGAGGAGGGTGCCGATCTCTTCATTACTGAACAGTGGGCCTAGAGTTGCCACGTCAGCCCTGTATTACcggccacatattaaatccatgTTCTGCATGGCTAGTTAACAACTGCACATACTGTAAGTCAGTTCAGTcagcagcatgcatctaaattaattgctaattagctatgcaggatgtggattcaatgtGTGTCCGGTATTAGGACTAATGAGCGTTCCTTTCTGCGTTTCTCTGCAGTGCGTTCCACCTGTGTTTGgcgcttacatgcgcctgtgtgagtatAGGCACATAGGGAGAACAGAATGCGTTCCTTCCTGCACTGTGCTGGAGATTTTTCCGTTTTGAGTGCAAATAACATACTGCTTTGCTCCCCCAGTTTGTAAATATGCCCAATGGTTTTATAATAGTCAGAAtgtctttaaaaaattttttgctAATGCTGAAATATTCAGATATACACTTTAGCATTTAGCATTCCACAAAACTGGCACATCTAAATAGTTATCGTTTGACCTTCCAATGTTTGGAATTAATAGGCAAACTCAGCATAAATTCTTTCCTTCAATACAAGGGAAAACTGCAGATATCAAACCGACAAACCACTCCAACGCTCTAATTCTGCATTCTGTATTGATTCAGTGCCTTGCTCTATGCCAAGCTACTCATTAGGCTAAGGCTTTTCTGGACCAGGCTGcattaatgtaattaaaacacGTACTTGAAATCTAGAAGTTGGATCTCGTGGTGTTGCTCCCCCTGTGCGGATTTTACTTTGTTGTTTTGCTCAGAAATGGAAGCCTCCATCTTTCCTAATAGCTGCATTACCTAATAAAAATTCAGCAGGGAACAGTGAGTTGAGCCAGTTCATCCGCTCTCACATTAACCACGCACCACTTACTTCCAGCACTCAGCAGAGAAAACACACATTTCTGTGGTCTTAGGCAGAAATTGTACAACAGCTGGTAAGAGGTTTTACTAACAGACAAGGTAAATACACAGCCTTCTATGGATACAACTGGGAAATTCCCTTAGGCAAGGGGGCATTATACCAACACACAGGCATACCCAACCTGTGGCTCTTCAGCTGTTAAGTTACTACTCCCAGCATCAGATAGGTATAGATACTAGAGAGAAGCCTGGGGGTTCAGGGGCAAAAGTGTAACCCTTTGGAACAGAGTGCCACCTAATGCAGGTAGCATTTCATTTGGGCACAATCCACATGTCTCTACTCTGAAATGGAGAGCAAAGGTCCCTCAACTATTTCTCCATGCATTCTCCTTGCCCTTTTTATactctttgcacactgtgtggggcattgtaaatgactcTCAGATCTACATGCTTTATAATGATGCAGTTTAACATACATTTTAGGGCTGTTGCACATGAGAATTTATTATTAGAGAATATTATTAGAGATATTCAGTACCTTGAGAACCTTAATTGAGGCAGCACTGTACCAGGAGCAGCACAAAGACACCCCTGGCAACTCATTTATGGGTTTTAACCTCAAATTTAGCTTTTTAgggcagagagtgcaattgtaaTGTGtgcactatttatttattatttaccaaTCCCATCATCACTGTCTAAGCACAGGAGAGGTAATCAAGTGGGGTGGGGTGAGAAAGTACAGCATTGGGTCCGCTGTCTCAAAAGGTCCCTAAGCACCCCCTGGAGATATTTATCCCCATGATCA contains these protein-coding regions:
- the fam81b gene encoding protein FAM81B isoform X2; this encodes MSRENSVQLVPYSDRGQPFLPAIHMNRVDGLEGRLFNQEKTTNILLNQAFKLKDDVSSLRGLHGSHWDTVAQRLLENHMQTMAQIVKQLSKDIETLENQIRDRDQVSTGTSYAVQNLDKRHLYGIGDLRGRVARCDASIAKLSGDLANTKHELQAQEKEIRSINASLETHMKESDFKVMQLLGKMEASISEQNNKVKSAQGEQHHEIQLLDFKLGGLLNDIQGQIQNHRRWTESQIQKSSQEQAHSLEQLLGAIQQKMDISEKRLQDNIQHLTIKVDKTVETQRLETKLNKLKHAEDKINARMNAIETEIWDELENMKSEYRAGFQSIQESLNSLQQIQETKVNLETKKVHRDIKQLRRKIVELKDI